One Cuculus canorus isolate bCucCan1 chromosome 2, bCucCan1.pri, whole genome shotgun sequence genomic region harbors:
- the IRX2 gene encoding iroquois-class homeodomain protein IRX-2 codes for MSYPQGYLYQPPGSLALYSCPAYGASALAAPRSEELARSSSGSAFSPYPGSAAFTAQAAATGFTSPLQYSTDPATGFPSYMGSPYDAHTTGMTGAISYHPYGSPAYPYQLNDPAYRKNATRDATATLKAWLQEHRKNPYPTKGEKIMLAIITKMTLTQVSTWFANARRRLKKENKMTWAPRNKSEDEDDDEGDGARSKEESPEKMPESNETSAEDEGISLQVDSLTDHSCSAESDGEKLPCRAGDPLCGSGSECKDKYGDVEEEEEEDDDEEEEEEDIEEDDGGGGGERDPPAKPATSSPLAAVEAPLLGHPHADAARSASKAVLGDRASPGAPTPASKPKLWSLAEIATSDLKSQTLGQGCQAAPLSSATPASAPHSAAYSPSSLLGRHIYYTSPFYSNYTNYGNFNALQSQGILRYNSAAVASNEGLSQTVLNASSVHKQSSDSLKTITNQLEQHYRPSSYDSKKDPTEVCTVGVQPYL; via the exons ATGTCCTATCCTCAGGGTTACCTCTACCAGCCTCCCGGCTCGCTGGCTCTGTACTCCTGCCCGGCGTACGGGGCATCGGCGCTGGCGGCCCCTAGGAGCGAGGAGCTGGCCAGGTCTTCGTCGGGATCGGCGTTCAGCCCTTACCCGGGATCGGCAGCTTTCACCGCCCAGGCGGCGGCCACAGGCTTCACCAGCCCGCTCCAGTACTCCACAGACCCTGCCACGGGATTCCCCTCCTACATG GGCTCCCCTTACGACGCCCATACGACGGGGATGACCGGAGCCATCAGCTACCACCCGTACGGCAGCCCTGCCTACCCTTACCAGCTCAACGACCCCGCGTACAGGAAAAACGCCACCCGCGACGCCACGGCCACCCTCAAGGCCTGGCTGCAGGAGCACCGCAAGAACCCCTACCCCACCAAGGGCGAGAAGATCATGCTGGCCATCATCACCAAGATGACCCTCACCCAGGTCTCCACCTGGTTCGCCAACGCCCGACGGAGGCTCAAGAAGGAGAACAAGATGACCTGGGCCCCGCGCAACAAGAGCGAGGACGAGGACGACGACGAAGGCGACGGGGCGAGGAGTAAAGAGGAGAGTCCCGAGAAGATGCCCGAGAGCAACGAAACCTCCGCCGAGGACGAAG GAATCAGCTTGCAAGTCGACTCGCTGACGGATCACTCCTGCTCCGCCGAGTCGGACGGCGAGAAGCTGCCCTGCCGAGCGGGAGACCCCCTCTGCGGGTCGGGCTCGGAGTGCAAGGACAAGTACGGGGACGtcgaggaggaagaggaggaggacgacgacgaagaggaggaggaggaggacatcGAAGAGGAcgacggcggcggcggcggggagcgAGACCCGCCCGCCAAACCCGCCACCTCGTCGCCGCTGGCGGCCGTGGAGGCTCCGCTGCTCGGCCACCCGCACGCCGACGCCGCCCGCAGCGCCAGCAAGGCGGTGCTGGGCGACCGCGCCTCCCCCGGGGCCCCCACGCCGGCCAGCAAGCCCAAGCTCTGGTCGCTGGCCGAAATCGCCACCTCGGACCTCAAGAGCCAGACCCTGGGCCAAGGCTGCCAGGCTGCGCCGCTCTCCTCCGCCACCCCCGCCTCCGCCCCGCACAGCGCTGCCTACTCGCCCTCCTCCCTCCTGGGGAGGCATATTTATTACACCTCGCCTTTTTATAGCAACTATACAAACTATGGGAACTTTAACGCTCTGCAGAGCCAGGGAATCCTGAGGTACAACTCGGCGGCGGTGGCTTCGAACGAGGGACTAAGTCAGACTGTCCTAAATGCCAGCTCTGTCCACAAGCAGAGCAGTGACTCTTTGAAAACGATCACTAACCAGCTAGAACAACATTACAGGCCCTCTAGTTATGACTCTAAGAAAG ATCCCACTGAAGTCTGCACAGTAGGAGTACAACCATACCTATAG